Proteins encoded within one genomic window of Veillonellales bacterium:
- a CDS encoding HAMP domain-containing sensor histidine kinase has product MNSIRTKLFLNISLLVILFVLISWGLSALFLEDFYMTNKKHSVIESSQIIDERYRSGAQDISLELERMANNLGAGIVIMSRDGNIEYSSFERIHPQKAFNRHSVISDNGDAAPEAAEGPPRLPPAFVIKSREEVDGNSTIEIEQDQALNIQFMVLRRRLVNEDMLEIKIPLAAVAESAAYASRFIAIVGLLTIAAGGIWAFFFAKRFTVPLLEVSHVAQGISRFDFSRKCTIHSEDEVGRLGKSINNLSYQLNKAISELNQKNQQLTADVEKERRLDKLRKNFISSVSHELKTPISLILGYAEGLKENVAADEDSKNYYCSVVMDEAEKMDKLIQDLLNLSQMESGYFHLERTNFDLSLLLDAVLLKYQGIFSEKRITVEMEKEPGLWVNGDILRIEQVLVNFFNNAIDYVEDKRVIRVSAAEREDTYRVCVYNSGKQVPADSLKELWLSFYKVDQARTRSLGGYGLGLSVVRAIQELHGNAYGVENTADGVMFWFEISKIKRGEKYV; this is encoded by the coding sequence ATGAATTCCATCCGGACCAAGCTCTTTTTGAATATCAGTCTGCTGGTCATTCTTTTTGTGCTGATTTCCTGGGGCTTGAGCGCCTTATTTTTAGAAGATTTTTATATGACCAATAAAAAACACAGTGTGATCGAGAGCAGTCAAATCATTGACGAGCGCTATCGTTCCGGCGCTCAGGACATTTCCCTCGAATTGGAACGAATGGCCAATAATCTGGGAGCCGGGATTGTGATTATGAGCCGGGATGGCAATATTGAGTACAGTTCGTTTGAACGGATTCATCCCCAGAAGGCATTTAACCGTCACTCTGTGATTTCCGACAATGGCGACGCTGCTCCGGAGGCAGCCGAAGGTCCGCCCCGGCTGCCTCCGGCCTTTGTCATCAAGTCACGGGAAGAGGTTGACGGCAATTCCACCATTGAGATTGAGCAGGATCAGGCACTGAATATTCAATTCATGGTGTTAAGACGCCGTTTAGTGAACGAAGACATGTTAGAGATTAAAATACCCCTGGCCGCCGTTGCCGAAAGCGCCGCCTACGCCAGCAGGTTTATCGCCATTGTCGGACTGCTTACCATTGCAGCCGGCGGTATCTGGGCATTTTTCTTTGCCAAACGGTTTACGGTTCCGTTATTGGAAGTCAGCCATGTGGCCCAGGGCATCTCCCGGTTTGATTTTTCTCGCAAATGCACTATTCACAGCGAGGATGAAGTGGGCCGGCTGGGGAAAAGCATTAACAATCTGTCCTATCAGCTGAATAAAGCAATCAGCGAACTGAATCAGAAGAATCAGCAGCTGACCGCCGATGTGGAAAAAGAACGGCGGCTGGATAAATTGCGCAAAAATTTTATTTCCAGTGTTTCCCATGAATTAAAAACACCCATCTCCCTCATTCTTGGCTACGCCGAAGGGCTGAAAGAGAATGTCGCCGCCGACGAGGACAGCAAAAACTACTACTGTTCCGTCGTTATGGATGAAGCAGAGAAAATGGACAAACTGATCCAGGATTTACTGAATCTATCCCAGATGGAATCCGGCTATTTCCATCTGGAAAGGACCAATTTTGATTTATCTTTACTGCTGGATGCGGTTCTGTTAAAATATCAAGGGATTTTCAGCGAAAAACGCATTACCGTGGAAATGGAAAAAGAGCCGGGGTTATGGGTGAACGGGGATATACTGCGGATTGAGCAGGTTCTCGTCAATTTTTTCAATAATGCCATTGATTATGTGGAAGACAAGCGGGTCATACGGGTCAGTGCGGCAGAGCGGGAGGATACATACCGGGTCTGCGTCTATAACAGCGGCAAGCAGGTTCCCGCGGACAGCCTGAAGGAATTATGGCTCAGCTTTTATAAAGTGGATCAGGCACGGACCAGAAGCTTAGGAGGATACGGCCTGGGGTTGTCCGTCGTCCGGGCGATCCAGGAGCTTCACGGCAATGCTTACGGGGTGGAGAATACGGCGGATGGGGTTATGTTCTGGTTTGAGATCAGTAAGATAAAGCGGGGGGAAAAGTATGTTTAG